A single genomic interval of Stieleria maiorica harbors:
- a CDS encoding tetratricopeptide repeat protein, whose protein sequence is MCFATLLGLGSCWERSAGAQETTDDQSPTVSEQERATAERFLQVLLRRPRPGTALNRVYGFHVQNGSLDDFIDSLDVPDDAPDAGRKRMILGLLQSQRGRHALAAEAFAKAESLQEDDYASSYYLGRSLLAIGQTEKAAAAIERAIERKPARNEALPIFTELGRIYSRAGQNEKALRVWQKLESLFPGDARVGGQIASTLADEGNVRAALQRFESLAKTARKDDDKIAFAIQAAEMRRRLGQTDECTRALEAILARLRPGSWLYSDVRNRIEAGFLKSGDYDALANYYNEKLAESEDDLAMQIRLGRILVSAGRIDEAAETLAQAIQRAPDDANVRLALIDVLVSKGDIAAAAEQFKSLAEKDPDNPDLLLRWGQTLLQDDSRPLAERRAAAAGVWRRLADRRQDDAVVLSQIADRLRGIDRKDDAIGLYEQAIAVDPDSPQYREYLGEYLHRLDRKDEAIQTWLSIAEGDRRNRDSLVRLAEVFSTFKEDDRAMEAWREAAELNLTFPQELRFARRLRDAALYDEAIARLDAAETIAETPDEHEQLLKDRIATYQEAGTLPQQIASLEAEPPTAENLRTLAMMHAAAGQWADAEVAIRDAVKKQPDDPRVLLVTAEIAEAQNRFAEAVASFQTLARVEVRFQTNYLQRVAQLQMRLGQVDQAMETCDALIDANPASPESYQFMARLAFRAGRDDQAITALRRAMNIAPRDNAPRRMLASAFADRYRTEEAIELYWQAMRYESKADDRIALVKQLAPLYDRQNELDTLVGRIDQMARDDVDARTVQLMISAAHEAVQDYGAARQAIDPLLAGQPRDVSLLETMVRLSDAADDVATAAEFQERIVALADTPENRFKLVQLQLDADLIDIKTALSDRISLSSDPARLGAMIRSAVRRGDRPTAIAICEEAVRRDPALWDVKLMLAQLLLHERGDGEPENAQEESYPEPHRRAIDLAREIRQQEVPLDALPPAARKQSGGSAARPTGYDTSPRRWTSSSYALARGYRLGRYASGNYSSSANSYTTVDPSSFGHARVLATAVEMVAIAKRFPDDEARSKMETLIDQTVSLPAVEQIRDAAVIWEHRALQSILGYLTSSSTSSSEAESALTEKLNWRLAELDPKDGATYLRSMLMGKIRSAAQSKANDETPAADKSGVALTESQVQLVVKLYEQALADATAGGNSAAWSTLSDYRVILSRHFERTGDTARAKQYALKEPAADASLNELIRAIAYYLNLDQVDQADTLVNRLMPAVRGDGSGRSASSSSVTGTAGHLATAGPHGAEFVDRHRFAILDAVLAQAIKNNMTAARRSTTLSDGTISTYVRSAQRSYYSFQVKAPLSTDLLSQQVVNELSSLLSGPESGQPRGLNLTDEVLEHLDRSPGDAPIREQKVRRVLAAFAYWWTQRPEECYDRIERLSREFPDDVDLRIEQARLASELAQPRLALSLLDSFDPLDSGMLVRKEMAAMNLASQLGDVERARQAAERLFGMRMDSRTQLALADQLRRLGMPEKVAAVLRRLRGGRARDERTELQIAQAFLANDEQEASAEVAYTLLRKLSSGRASTSNLAYYRQQAVSILQNAKRLDPLIEQAQRRVASAPASVRARIELAELYTAAGRQSDAQDLWGEIAKSKPNDPRQLIARAAALYKAKQYTEATELYLDAFEKDPQLLSRHVYDLTRAADRGGDTDAMFRRLTEFDPESIQSYRYDNLINVGRRKAFTDAKRKFVAHALKNSQVKQDFYRYIRNIPATEREKIPEIRQAMIDVVCGDDAFTATSSTWRVTSRSSGGTANGPLKDILSLLRSDAEARERFDEAVAKALQNEATAPTAAFLAALVDVADDEKRSAAIESIVELMEPAVAATVSGGSFQPAISGGLLWQGGQALESVSEINDKTALLVSIYEAAGRDPSVSMTDMRFSVGARLVDALAEDGQNARARTFLLYAYEKTDHSSDNLHNPGYGDYQDIQSYLSIAEKLDGIGYPIDALIIQQRLVAMPDRFAKAKRWGGGLSLEKAEQTAEQYAKKITTESSVEYLNLLGESFLDCKDELAIRLLDLPLEMVLGGDAKSGLQIAIDSAVGSDDGRAAMTSLFDLLQAHSLQRPKDWSIPAAQLLLALKIRPDDLDSLAEELTDRLPDEAALQVTTESVLLKPLAELFVVAAAASQSDFDVARRIAKDLGEYLRLVATKHHQPGLDLAVASLGGDDEASLNAFLDSMENAFESGQTQRTTYFDACFKIAIIAAKRGQIQTSARALKLALRDGPPHSRVAVAADAFAINQNQNVQSVPADDGTDDLTARLLELINLYSDATGEKLGRQEPEFDRDADRDTVDADVWLALDQALRDVVLPPGQPGMVYPYARRIASRTSYDNYSSDDDLRPQSVSIAMAHTAAIAGTSDSLIQLIASRMESVADKKVAASVMVDAALAAGDNEVLAEALDRFAQAVDESLPSAKVLATKPPQMSSISSQTQQESFQKSDLVDLMVRTLAPLVAAKDRVTPQTYARVTELFARTERLIQSDSYTAGRHREIARRIRDKVLAGTEQAAGHADSENALNQPLDVLKTWIFGGGGG, encoded by the coding sequence GTGTGTTTTGCCACCTTGCTCGGCTTGGGATCCTGTTGGGAACGCTCGGCCGGTGCGCAGGAGACCACCGATGACCAATCCCCCACGGTTTCCGAACAAGAACGCGCGACCGCCGAGAGGTTTCTGCAGGTGTTGTTGCGGCGGCCGCGGCCTGGAACGGCACTGAATCGCGTTTACGGGTTCCATGTGCAAAACGGGTCGTTGGATGATTTTATCGACTCATTGGACGTTCCCGATGACGCCCCCGATGCCGGTCGGAAACGGATGATTCTGGGCCTGCTGCAATCCCAGCGCGGTCGCCACGCCCTGGCGGCAGAGGCATTTGCCAAAGCAGAATCGCTGCAGGAAGACGACTACGCCAGCAGCTACTACCTGGGACGGTCCCTGCTTGCCATCGGTCAAACGGAAAAGGCCGCCGCGGCGATCGAACGCGCGATCGAGCGCAAACCGGCTCGCAACGAAGCGCTTCCCATCTTCACCGAACTGGGACGCATCTACAGCCGCGCCGGCCAAAACGAAAAAGCGCTTCGGGTCTGGCAAAAACTGGAATCGCTGTTTCCCGGCGATGCGCGTGTCGGCGGGCAAATCGCCAGCACGTTGGCGGACGAAGGAAACGTCCGCGCAGCATTGCAACGATTCGAATCGCTTGCCAAGACGGCCCGAAAAGATGATGACAAGATCGCGTTCGCGATCCAGGCCGCCGAAATGCGCCGGCGACTCGGGCAGACCGACGAGTGCACGCGAGCTCTGGAGGCCATCCTGGCTCGGCTGCGTCCGGGAAGCTGGTTGTACAGTGACGTCCGAAATCGGATCGAAGCCGGGTTCCTAAAATCCGGTGACTACGACGCCCTGGCAAACTACTACAACGAAAAGCTTGCCGAATCCGAAGACGACCTGGCGATGCAAATTCGCTTGGGGCGAATCCTGGTGTCCGCCGGCCGGATCGACGAAGCCGCAGAAACGTTGGCCCAAGCAATCCAGCGAGCGCCGGACGACGCGAACGTGCGGCTGGCGTTGATCGATGTCTTGGTCAGCAAGGGAGACATCGCTGCCGCCGCCGAACAGTTCAAATCGCTAGCGGAAAAAGATCCCGACAACCCCGATCTGTTGCTCCGCTGGGGACAGACTCTGTTGCAAGACGATTCGCGGCCGCTCGCTGAGAGACGTGCCGCCGCCGCAGGTGTTTGGCGACGCTTGGCCGATCGCCGGCAAGACGACGCCGTCGTGTTGTCGCAGATCGCCGATCGCTTGCGCGGGATCGATCGCAAGGACGATGCCATCGGCTTGTACGAACAAGCCATCGCCGTCGATCCCGATTCGCCGCAGTACCGCGAGTATCTGGGCGAATACCTGCATCGTCTGGACCGAAAGGACGAAGCGATCCAAACATGGCTGTCGATCGCCGAAGGAGACCGTCGCAATCGCGATTCGCTGGTCCGTCTTGCAGAGGTCTTTTCGACGTTCAAAGAAGACGATCGTGCGATGGAGGCATGGCGCGAGGCCGCCGAATTGAATCTCACATTCCCCCAAGAATTACGATTCGCACGTCGTTTGCGCGACGCGGCGCTGTACGACGAAGCGATCGCGCGACTGGACGCGGCCGAAACGATCGCCGAGACTCCCGACGAGCATGAACAGTTGCTAAAGGATCGCATCGCGACCTACCAGGAAGCCGGAACACTGCCACAACAAATCGCCTCGCTGGAGGCCGAGCCACCGACGGCCGAGAACCTGCGGACCCTGGCGATGATGCATGCCGCCGCCGGACAATGGGCGGATGCCGAGGTGGCCATTCGCGACGCGGTCAAAAAGCAACCCGATGATCCGAGGGTGTTGTTGGTGACCGCGGAGATCGCCGAGGCGCAAAATCGATTTGCCGAGGCTGTCGCGTCGTTCCAAACGCTGGCTCGTGTCGAGGTCCGCTTTCAAACGAACTATCTGCAGCGGGTCGCCCAATTGCAAATGCGTTTGGGGCAGGTCGATCAGGCGATGGAGACGTGTGATGCGTTGATCGACGCAAACCCGGCAAGCCCGGAATCGTATCAATTCATGGCGCGGCTGGCATTCCGCGCCGGACGCGACGACCAGGCGATCACGGCGCTGCGGCGTGCGATGAACATCGCGCCCCGCGACAACGCTCCACGCCGGATGCTGGCCTCCGCTTTCGCCGACCGCTATCGCACCGAAGAGGCGATCGAGTTGTATTGGCAGGCGATGCGCTACGAATCGAAAGCCGACGACCGAATCGCGTTGGTCAAACAGCTGGCCCCCTTGTATGACCGACAGAATGAATTGGACACGCTTGTCGGGCGAATCGACCAGATGGCACGCGACGACGTCGATGCGCGAACGGTCCAGTTGATGATTTCGGCGGCTCATGAGGCGGTCCAGGACTACGGCGCGGCGCGGCAAGCCATCGATCCGCTGCTGGCCGGCCAGCCACGCGATGTTTCACTGCTGGAGACCATGGTCCGTTTAAGCGACGCGGCCGATGACGTTGCCACCGCGGCCGAGTTTCAAGAACGCATCGTCGCGCTGGCCGACACCCCGGAAAACCGTTTCAAACTGGTCCAGCTACAGCTCGACGCCGACCTGATCGACATCAAGACGGCGCTCAGCGACCGAATTTCACTCAGTTCCGACCCGGCACGACTGGGGGCAATGATCCGCTCGGCCGTTCGACGCGGGGATCGTCCGACGGCGATCGCGATTTGTGAAGAAGCCGTTCGACGCGACCCCGCCTTGTGGGACGTGAAACTGATGCTGGCCCAGTTGCTGCTGCATGAGCGTGGGGACGGCGAACCGGAAAACGCACAAGAGGAATCGTATCCCGAACCGCATCGCCGCGCGATCGATTTGGCCCGGGAGATCCGGCAGCAGGAGGTGCCGTTGGATGCCTTGCCGCCGGCGGCGCGAAAGCAGTCAGGCGGCAGTGCGGCCCGGCCCACCGGTTACGACACCAGTCCACGTCGCTGGACCAGCAGCTCCTACGCACTGGCGCGCGGCTATCGGCTCGGTCGCTATGCCAGCGGAAACTATTCAAGTTCTGCTAACAGCTACACGACGGTCGATCCGTCGTCCTTCGGTCACGCCCGTGTGCTCGCCACGGCGGTCGAAATGGTCGCGATCGCCAAACGTTTTCCGGACGACGAAGCCAGATCGAAAATGGAGACGCTGATCGATCAGACGGTTTCACTTCCGGCGGTCGAACAGATCCGTGACGCCGCCGTGATCTGGGAACACCGGGCACTCCAGTCGATCCTCGGCTACCTGACGTCATCGTCGACTTCCAGCAGCGAGGCCGAATCAGCCCTCACCGAAAAACTGAACTGGCGACTGGCCGAGTTGGATCCCAAAGACGGCGCAACCTATTTGCGAAGCATGTTGATGGGCAAGATCCGGTCGGCGGCGCAATCGAAGGCCAACGACGAGACGCCGGCCGCTGACAAGTCCGGTGTAGCGCTCACGGAGTCACAGGTCCAGTTGGTGGTCAAGCTGTACGAGCAGGCGTTGGCAGACGCCACGGCCGGCGGCAACTCCGCTGCCTGGTCAACCCTGTCGGATTATCGCGTGATCTTGTCCCGTCATTTCGAGCGAACGGGCGACACGGCGCGGGCGAAGCAGTACGCGCTCAAGGAACCCGCTGCCGATGCCTCGTTGAACGAACTGATTAGGGCGATCGCCTACTATTTGAACCTCGACCAGGTCGACCAGGCCGACACACTGGTCAATCGTCTGATGCCGGCCGTTCGCGGCGACGGGAGCGGAAGATCAGCGTCGTCAAGCAGCGTCACCGGGACCGCCGGACATTTGGCGACCGCCGGCCCCCACGGTGCCGAATTCGTCGATCGGCATCGGTTTGCGATTCTTGACGCCGTTCTGGCACAAGCGATCAAGAACAACATGACAGCGGCACGTCGCAGCACGACATTGTCCGACGGCACGATCAGCACCTACGTTCGCAGCGCGCAACGCAGTTATTATTCGTTCCAAGTCAAAGCACCGCTGTCAACGGACTTGCTGAGCCAGCAAGTCGTCAACGAGCTGTCGAGTCTTTTGTCCGGTCCAGAAAGCGGCCAGCCGCGCGGGTTGAACTTGACCGACGAGGTGCTCGAACACCTGGACCGGTCACCTGGCGATGCACCGATTCGAGAACAAAAGGTCCGCCGGGTCCTGGCCGCGTTTGCCTATTGGTGGACGCAGCGGCCTGAGGAGTGTTATGACCGCATCGAGCGATTGAGCCGAGAGTTTCCGGACGACGTCGACTTGCGGATCGAACAGGCACGATTGGCGAGCGAATTGGCACAACCTCGCCTGGCCCTGTCGTTGCTCGATTCGTTCGATCCGCTCGACAGCGGCATGTTGGTTCGCAAAGAGATGGCGGCGATGAATCTGGCGTCGCAGCTTGGGGACGTTGAACGTGCCAGGCAGGCGGCCGAGCGTTTGTTCGGGATGCGGATGGACAGCCGAACGCAGCTGGCGCTGGCCGACCAGCTCCGCCGTCTGGGGATGCCCGAAAAGGTCGCCGCCGTGCTGCGTCGGCTGCGCGGCGGTCGCGCCCGCGATGAACGAACCGAATTGCAAATCGCGCAGGCCTTCCTGGCCAACGACGAGCAAGAAGCCTCCGCGGAGGTCGCCTACACGCTGCTGCGCAAGCTCAGTAGCGGGCGCGCTTCGACCAGCAATCTTGCGTACTACCGCCAGCAAGCCGTGTCGATCCTGCAAAACGCCAAGCGGCTCGATCCGCTGATCGAACAAGCCCAACGTCGCGTCGCATCCGCACCGGCTTCGGTTCGTGCCCGCATCGAATTGGCGGAACTTTACACCGCGGCTGGCCGGCAATCGGATGCGCAGGACTTGTGGGGCGAGATCGCGAAATCCAAACCCAACGATCCGCGACAGTTGATCGCCCGCGCCGCGGCACTCTACAAAGCCAAGCAATACACGGAGGCCACCGAACTGTATCTCGATGCTTTCGAAAAGGACCCGCAATTGCTCAGTCGACATGTTTACGACTTGACCCGCGCGGCGGATCGTGGCGGTGACACCGATGCGATGTTTCGACGATTGACCGAGTTTGATCCCGAGTCGATCCAGAGCTACCGGTACGACAATCTGATCAACGTCGGGCGGCGAAAAGCGTTCACCGATGCGAAGCGAAAATTCGTCGCCCACGCGTTGAAGAATTCGCAGGTCAAGCAAGATTTTTATCGCTACATCCGAAACATCCCCGCGACCGAACGAGAGAAAATTCCCGAGATCCGTCAGGCGATGATCGACGTCGTCTGCGGTGATGACGCTTTCACGGCAACGTCGTCGACGTGGCGGGTCACCAGCCGGTCGTCCGGTGGCACGGCAAACGGGCCGTTGAAGGACATCTTATCATTGCTCCGCAGTGACGCTGAGGCGCGCGAGCGATTCGATGAGGCGGTTGCCAAAGCCCTGCAGAACGAAGCGACCGCGCCGACGGCAGCCTTTTTGGCGGCGCTGGTCGATGTCGCCGACGATGAAAAACGCAGCGCTGCGATCGAGTCGATTGTGGAATTGATGGAGCCCGCCGTCGCCGCCACCGTGTCCGGCGGTTCGTTCCAACCGGCCATCAGCGGTGGATTGCTGTGGCAGGGCGGCCAGGCTCTGGAGTCGGTGTCCGAGATCAACGACAAGACCGCTCTGTTGGTTTCGATCTATGAAGCCGCCGGACGCGACCCGAGTGTCTCGATGACCGATATGCGGTTTTCCGTCGGGGCACGATTGGTCGATGCCCTGGCAGAGGACGGTCAAAATGCCCGGGCCAGGACGTTTCTGCTGTACGCATACGAGAAGACGGATCATTCATCCGACAACTTGCACAATCCCGGTTATGGCGACTACCAAGACATCCAGTCCTACCTGTCGATCGCCGAGAAGTTGGACGGCATCGGGTATCCGATCGACGCACTGATCATTCAGCAACGATTGGTCGCCATGCCCGACCGGTTCGCCAAAGCGAAACGTTGGGGCGGCGGATTGTCGCTAGAAAAGGCCGAACAAACGGCCGAGCAATATGCCAAGAAGATCACGACCGAGTCGTCGGTCGAGTACTTGAACTTGCTCGGCGAATCGTTCCTGGACTGCAAGGATGAACTTGCGATCCGCTTGTTGGATTTGCCGCTGGAGATGGTTCTCGGTGGGGATGCCAAATCGGGACTGCAGATCGCGATCGATTCGGCAGTCGGATCGGACGACGGTCGAGCGGCTATGACGTCACTGTTCGATTTGCTGCAGGCACATTCACTCCAGCGACCCAAGGATTGGTCGATTCCTGCGGCACAGCTATTACTCGCGCTCAAAATACGGCCCGATGACCTGGATTCGTTGGCCGAAGAACTGACCGACCGGCTTCCTGACGAAGCGGCGTTGCAGGTCACGACCGAGTCAGTGTTGTTAAAGCCGTTGGCGGAGTTGTTCGTTGTTGCCGCGGCGGCTTCCCAGAGCGATTTCGACGTGGCACGGCGGATTGCAAAGGATCTGGGTGAGTACCTACGTCTGGTCGCGACCAAGCATCACCAACCGGGGCTTGATCTGGCGGTCGCTTCGTTGGGCGGTGACGACGAGGCGTCGCTGAACGCATTCTTGGATTCGATGGAGAATGCGTTCGAGTCGGGGCAGACGCAGAGGACGACTTACTTCGACGCTTGTTTTAAGATCGCAATCATTGCAGCCAAGCGTGGCCAGATCCAGACCTCCGCCAGGGCGCTGAAATTGGCACTCCGAGATGGGCCACCGCACAGCCGAGTTGCGGTCGCCGCGGACGCGTTTGCGATCAATCAAAACCAAAACGTCCAATCGGTGCCCGCCGATGACGGGACGGACGATTTGACGGCTCGATTGCTTGAGTTGATCAACTTGTATTCCGACGCGACCGGTGAAAAACTCGGTCGACAGGAACCCGAATTTGACAGGGACGCGGACCGCGACACGGTCGACGCTGATGTTTGGTTGGCACTCGATCAAGCCCTCCGCGACGTCGTCCTGCCACCTGGTCAACCTGGGATGGTGTACCCCTATGCCAGACGGATCGCGTCGCGGACAAGCTATGACAATTATTCCAGCGATGATGACCTGAGGCCCCAGTCGGTTTCGATTGCGATGGCACACACCGCCGCCATCGCCGGCACGTCGGACTCGCTGATCCAGTTGATCGCGTCGCGCATGGAGTCGGTGGCGGACAAAAAGGTCGCCGCGAGTGTCATGGTCGATGCCGCTCTTGCCGCTGGCGACAACGAGGTGTTGGCCGAGGCGCTGGATCGGTTTGCCCAGGCCGTGGACGAAAGCTTGCCGAGTGCCAAGGTGCTGGCGACGAAGCCTCCCCAGATGAGCAGCATCTCGTCGCAGACCCAGCAAGAATCGTTTCAGAAAAGCGACCTGGTCGACCTGATGGTTCGTACTTTGGCGCCGCTGGTTGCAGCGAAGGACCGCGTCACACCGCAGACCTATGCGCGGGTGACCGAATTGTTCGCACGCACCGAGCGGTTGATCCAGTCGGACAGCTACACCGCCGGCCGACACCGCGAGATCGCGCGGCGGATTCGCGACAAGGTGCTCGCCGGGACGGAGCAAGCGGCGGGGCACGCTGATTCTGAGAACGCTTTGAACCAGCCACTCGATGTGCTCAAAACGTGGATTTTTGGTGGGGGTGGCGGTTAG
- the purL gene encoding phosphoribosylformylglycinamidine synthase subunit PurL — translation MPLWQIDIYPAENEIDREGARTSEEIHELGIGDDVPVVFARGFLVQGEIDGDQAEQIAQQLLADSVTERTVVAVAGDAVLSQPPAESGDIRLVNVLPKPGVMDPVAASTIGAARDCGFDVQSVRTMRKYWISGVDEPTFQTICRRALSNDSIEQVVAGPLEMDQLDVGTAYDFELVRVPIRSLSDDELETLSREGQLYLTLVEMQTIRDHFVSLNRDPTDIELETIAQTWSEHCSHKTLAGRIHYRGVGADGTPGGDERQYDNMLKETIFAATQSIRKSLGDDDWCVSVFKDNAGVVTFDDDFHACFKVETHNHPSALEPYGGANTGIGGVIRDPMGTGMGAKPVCNTDVFCFAPPDTPADQLPPGVLHPRRVMKGVVAGVRDYGNRMGIPTVNGAVYFDKRYLGNPLVYAGNVGMIPVGMEDKQVHPNDLIVSIGGRTGRDGIHGATFSSAELTSESESLSGGAVQIGNAITEKMVLDVLMQARDRGLYNAVTDCGAGGFSSAVGEMGEDVGAEVWLEKAPLKYDGLSYTEIWISEAQERMVLAVPRAKWDELRELCESEGVEAAILGEFKPTGQLHLTYHGETVGNVSMQFLHDGRPPVIRDAVYDPPAAEPLDLPTSVSAETHQQTLLKILSSLNVASKHWVIRQYDHEVQGGSVVKPLVGPQCDGPGDAAVIRPLLSSTRGLVISCGMNPHYGDFDTYHMAASAIDEAMRNAVAVGADPSKIAILDNFCWGYTDRPETLGSLVRAAIACQDVAVALGTPFVSGKDSLNNEFSYFDDGGEKQTISIPPSLLISAMGQIADVSLAVTMDAKESGNAVFLIGTTKDELGGSHYCLSENRSGGSVPTVDVPVAKATFAAVHEAISARMLRACHDLSEGGLAVAATEMAMAGGLGMELDLDAVAEISAEGLSDTSLLFSESNSRFLVELPVDLVDQFTPIFYAHGVQAARVGTITENGKLTVTRSGATVLDIEIAAAKDAWQKPLDW, via the coding sequence ATGCCGCTGTGGCAGATTGACATTTATCCCGCCGAGAACGAGATCGACCGCGAGGGCGCCCGCACCAGCGAGGAAATTCATGAGTTGGGCATCGGTGACGACGTTCCGGTCGTTTTCGCCCGCGGTTTCTTGGTCCAGGGTGAGATCGACGGCGACCAGGCCGAGCAGATCGCCCAGCAGTTGTTGGCCGATTCGGTGACCGAGCGGACGGTCGTGGCGGTCGCCGGTGATGCGGTGTTGAGTCAGCCGCCGGCCGAATCCGGCGACATCCGGCTGGTCAATGTGCTGCCCAAACCCGGCGTGATGGACCCGGTCGCGGCCAGCACGATCGGTGCGGCGCGGGATTGCGGGTTCGACGTGCAATCGGTCCGCACGATGCGGAAGTACTGGATCAGCGGTGTGGACGAGCCGACGTTCCAAACGATTTGCCGCCGCGCGCTGTCCAACGACTCGATCGAACAAGTCGTCGCCGGGCCGCTGGAAATGGACCAGCTGGATGTCGGCACGGCGTATGACTTTGAACTCGTCCGCGTCCCGATCCGCAGTCTGAGCGACGACGAACTGGAAACGCTCTCTCGCGAGGGCCAGCTGTATTTGACGTTGGTCGAAATGCAGACGATTCGGGACCACTTCGTTTCGCTCAATCGCGATCCGACCGACATCGAACTGGAGACGATCGCGCAGACCTGGTCGGAGCACTGCAGCCACAAGACGTTGGCCGGACGGATTCATTACCGCGGTGTCGGCGCCGACGGAACGCCCGGCGGTGACGAACGACAGTATGACAACATGCTCAAGGAGACGATCTTTGCGGCCACGCAATCGATCCGCAAGAGCTTGGGCGACGACGATTGGTGCGTCAGCGTGTTCAAAGACAACGCAGGTGTGGTGACCTTTGACGATGATTTTCACGCCTGTTTCAAAGTCGAAACGCACAATCACCCCTCGGCACTGGAGCCCTATGGCGGTGCCAACACCGGAATCGGCGGGGTGATCCGCGATCCGATGGGAACCGGCATGGGGGCCAAACCGGTATGCAACACCGATGTGTTTTGTTTCGCCCCGCCGGACACGCCGGCCGACCAGCTTCCGCCGGGCGTGTTGCACCCGCGACGTGTGATGAAGGGTGTCGTCGCCGGGGTGCGTGACTATGGCAACCGAATGGGCATTCCGACGGTCAACGGCGCGGTTTATTTCGACAAACGTTACTTGGGCAACCCGCTGGTTTACGCCGGCAACGTCGGCATGATTCCCGTCGGCATGGAAGACAAGCAAGTTCACCCGAACGATCTGATCGTTTCGATCGGGGGCCGAACCGGACGCGACGGAATCCACGGCGCGACGTTCAGCTCGGCGGAATTGACCAGCGAATCGGAATCCTTGTCCGGCGGTGCGGTACAGATCGGCAACGCGATCACCGAAAAGATGGTCTTGGACGTCTTGATGCAGGCCCGCGATCGCGGACTTTACAACGCCGTGACCGATTGTGGGGCTGGCGGATTTTCCAGCGCCGTCGGCGAAATGGGCGAAGACGTCGGTGCGGAGGTTTGGTTGGAGAAGGCACCGCTGAAGTACGACGGTTTGTCCTACACCGAAATCTGGATCTCCGAGGCCCAGGAGCGGATGGTGCTGGCCGTGCCGCGGGCAAAGTGGGATGAGCTGCGTGAGCTGTGCGAGAGCGAAGGCGTGGAGGCGGCGATCCTGGGCGAGTTCAAACCGACCGGGCAGTTGCACCTGACCTACCACGGCGAAACGGTCGGCAACGTCTCGATGCAATTCTTGCACGACGGACGCCCGCCGGTGATCCGCGACGCCGTGTACGATCCGCCGGCCGCCGAGCCGCTGGATCTGCCCACGTCCGTTTCGGCGGAAACGCATCAACAGACGCTGTTGAAAATCCTGTCCAGTTTGAACGTCGCCAGCAAACATTGGGTCATCCGCCAGTACGACCACGAGGTCCAAGGCGGCAGCGTCGTCAAGCCGCTGGTCGGACCGCAATGTGACGGCCCCGGCGATGCCGCCGTGATTCGTCCGCTGCTTTCCAGCACTCGCGGGCTGGTGATTTCCTGTGGCATGAACCCGCACTACGGCGACTTCGACACCTATCACATGGCCGCGTCGGCGATCGACGAAGCGATGCGGAATGCCGTGGCGGTCGGTGCGGACCCAAGCAAGATCGCGATCCTGGACAACTTCTGTTGGGGGTACACCGATCGCCCCGAAACGCTCGGCTCGCTGGTTCGCGCCGCGATCGCCTGCCAGGACGTCGCCGTCGCGCTGGGCACCCCGTTCGTCAGCGGCAAGGACAGCTTGAACAACGAATTCAGCTACTTCGACGATGGTGGCGAAAAGCAAACCATTTCGATCCCGCCAAGTTTGCTGATCAGCGCGATGGGCCAGATCGCCGACGTCTCGCTGGCCGTGACGATGGACGCCAAGGAGTCGGGCAATGCGGTCTTCCTGATCGGAACGACCAAAGACGAACTGGGCGGGTCACATTATTGTTTGAGCGAAAACCGTTCCGGTGGCAGCGTCCCGACGGTCGACGTCCCGGTGGCCAAGGCGACGTTTGCTGCGGTTCACGAAGCGATTTCGGCGCGGATGCTGCGAGCCTGTCACGACCTCAGCGAGGGCGGCTTGGCCGTCGCGGCGACGGAAATGGCGATGGCCGGCGGCTTGGGCATGGAGCTGGATTTGGACGCGGTCGCAGAAATCTCCGCCGAGGGGCTGTCCGACACGTCGCTACTGTTCAGCGAATCCAATTCGCGGTTCCTGGTCGAATTGCCGGTGGATTTGGTGGATCAGTTCACCCCGATCTTTTACGCCCACGGCGTCCAGGCGGCTCGAGTAGGTACAATAACCGAGAACGGAAAACTGACCGTCACGCGATCCGGTGCCACCGTGCTGGACATCGAAATCGCGGCGGCCAAAGACGCTTGGCAAAAACCACTCGACTGGTAA